From Streptomyces fungicidicus, one genomic window encodes:
- a CDS encoding DUF7873 family protein, with amino-acid sequence MAKLNQIIAVEKGVKSKSLQDINAAHAKVQKPALLAGISRTYQPKDEEGEQLPPESTRVQVQGEDVLREMAASLTRLFDVTATKDWANCAARADVTVEGRTVVADVPVSYLLFLEKQLTDLHTFVKKLPTLDAAESWSHDPSTDWWKTDPVRTIRTKKVPRNHVKAEATEKHPAQVEVYYEDVPIGYWTTVKFSGALPARRVNELVERVEKLQQAVKFAREEANGAEVTDRRVGDAVFGYLFG; translated from the coding sequence ATGGCGAAGTTGAACCAGATCATCGCGGTCGAGAAGGGTGTCAAGAGCAAGTCGCTCCAGGACATCAACGCCGCACACGCCAAGGTGCAGAAGCCGGCGCTGCTGGCCGGCATCTCGCGTACGTACCAGCCGAAGGACGAGGAGGGTGAGCAGCTGCCGCCCGAGTCGACCCGGGTGCAGGTGCAGGGGGAGGACGTGCTGCGGGAGATGGCCGCCTCGCTGACCCGGCTGTTCGACGTGACCGCGACCAAGGACTGGGCGAACTGCGCGGCCCGCGCGGACGTCACCGTCGAGGGGCGGACGGTCGTCGCCGACGTTCCGGTGAGCTACCTGCTCTTCCTGGAGAAGCAGCTCACGGACCTGCACACCTTCGTCAAGAAGCTGCCCACCCTCGACGCCGCCGAGTCCTGGTCCCACGACCCGTCGACCGACTGGTGGAAGACGGACCCGGTGCGGACCATCCGCACCAAGAAGGTCCCCCGCAACCACGTCAAGGCGGAGGCGACCGAGAAGCACCCGGCGCAGGTCGAGGTGTACTACGAGGACGTGCCCATCGGGTACTGGACCACGGTGAAGTTCTCCGGAGCGCTCCCCGCGCGGCGGGTGAACGAGCTGGTGGAGCGGGTCGAGAAGCTCCAGCAGGCCGTGAAGTTCGCCCGTGAGGAGGCCAACGGCGCCGAGGTCACCGACCGGCGGGTCGGGGACGCGGTGTTCGGTTACCTGTTCGGCTGA